One Odocoileus virginianus isolate 20LAN1187 ecotype Illinois chromosome 6, Ovbor_1.2, whole genome shotgun sequence DNA segment encodes these proteins:
- the OR4E1 gene encoding olfactory receptor 4E1, with translation MEEPVLLNQTTVVTYFRLRGLSINQNVQMAAFAMFLVFYVLTLIGNILIVITIIYDHHLHTPMYFFLSNLSCIDVCHPTVTVPKMLIDTWSEEKLISFDACVTQMFFLHLFACTEIFLLTVMAYDRYVAICKPLQYMTVMNWKVCVLLAVALWTGGTIHSIALTSLTIKLPYCDPEEMDNFFCDVPQVVKLACTDTHIIEILIVSNSGLISMVCFMVLVVSYAVILVSLRQQISEGRRKALSTCAAHLTVVTLFLGHCIFIYSRPSTSLPEDKVVSVFFTAVTPLLNPIIYTLRNEDMKNALNKLMGRVEERGKK, from the coding sequence ATGGAAGAGCCTGTTCTACTCAATCAAACAACTGTAGTGACATATTTTCGCCTTAGAGGTTTATCTATAAATCAGAATGTGCAGATGGCTGCATTTGCCATGTTCCTTGTTTTCTATGTGCTGACACTGATTGGAAACATCCTCATTGTCATAACTATTATCTATGACCACCATCTCCATACCCCCATGTATTTCTTTCTCAGCAATCTATCCTGTATCGATGTGTGCCACCCCACCGTCACTGTCCCCAAGATGCTGATAGACACCTGGTCAGAGGAGAAGCTCATCTCCTTTGATGCATGTGTAACTCAGATGTTCTTCCTGCACCTCTTTGCCTGCACAGAGATCTTTCTTCTCACTGTCATGGCCTATGATCGGTATGTAGCTATTTGCAAACCCCTGCAGTACATGACAGTGATGAACTGGAAAGTATGTGTGCTGTTGGCTGTGGCCCTCTGGACCGGGGGTACCATCCACTCCATCGCCCTGACCTCTCTCACCATCAAGCTGCCCTACTGTGATCCTGAGGAGATGGACAACTTCTTCTGTGATGTGCCTCAGGTGGTCAAACTGGCCTGCACTGATACCCACATCATTGAGATTCTCATCGTATCCAACAGCGGGCTGATCTCCATGGTCTGTTTCATGGTCCTTGTGGTGTCCTATGCAGTCATCCTGGTGAGTCTGAGGCAGCAGATCTCAGAAGGCCGGCGGAAGGCCCTGTCCACCTGTGCCGCCCACCTCACCGTGGTCACACTCTTCCTGGGACACTGCATCTTCATCTATTCCCGTCCATCCACCAGCCTCCCAGAGGACAAGGTGGTGTCTGTGTTTTTCACCGCTGTCACACCCCTGCTGAACCCTATCATCTACACCCTTCGGAATGAAGACATGAAAAATGCCTTGAACAAGTTAATGGGGAGggtggaggaaagaggaaaaaaatga
- the OR4E2 gene encoding olfactory receptor 4E2 encodes MDALNQTRVAQFVFLGLTDNWVLEILFFMAFSVMYVLTLLGNILIMVTIVFTPRLHIPMYFFLSNLSFIDICHSSVTVPKMLEGLLLERKTISFDNCIAQLFFLHLFACAEIFLLTVMAYDRYVAICAPFHYANVMDMRVCIQLVFGLWLGGTVHSLVQTFLTIRLPYCGPNVIDSYFCDVPPVIKLACTDTYLTGMLIVSNSGTISLFCFLALVTSYTVILVSLRKQSAEGRRKALSTCSAHFTVVAFFFGPCIFLYTHPDTNFSSDKVVSVFYTMVTPVLNPLIYTLRNEEVKSAMKHLRQRQVFSMKSCT; translated from the coding sequence ATGGATGCTTTAAACCAAACAAGAGTGGCTCAATTTGTCTTCTTGGGACTCACTGATAACTGGGTACTGGAGATATTATTTTTCATGGCATTCTCAGTCATGTATGTGCTAACTCTTTTGGGGAACATTCTGATCATGGTTACCATAGTCTTTACTCCACGTCTTCATAtccccatgtatttcttcctgagcaatctgtcctttattgacaTCTGCCACTCATCTGTCACTGTGCCCAAGATGCTTGAGGGTTTGCTTTTGGAAAGGAAGACCATTTCCTTTGACAACTGCATTGCACAGCTCTTCTTCCTACATCTGTTTGCCTGTGCTGAGATCTTTCTGCTGACTGTTATGGCCTATGATCGTTATGTAGCCATCTGTGCGCCATTTCACTACgccaatgtgatggacatgagggTCTGCATACAGCTTGTCTTTGGTCTCTGGTTGGGGGGTACCGTTCACTCACTGGTGCAGACCTTCTTGACCATTCGCCTACCTTACTGTGGCCCCAACGTAATTGATAGCTACTTCTGTGATGTTCCTCCTGTCATCAAGCTGGCCTGCACAGATACATATCTCACAGGAATGCTGATTGTGTCCAATAGTGGAACCATCTCCCTCTTCTGCTTTCTGGCTTTGGTCACCTCCTACACGGTTATCTTGGTTTCTCTTAGAAAACAGTCAGCTGAAGGGCGCAGGAAAGCCCTGTCTACCTGCTCAGCCCACTTCACGGTGGTGGCCTTCTTCTTTGGGCCATGTATCTTCCTCTACACTCACCCAGACACCAACTTCTCCAGTGACAAGGTGGTATCTGTCTTCTACACGATGGTCACCCCTGTGCTGAATCCCCTCATTTACACCTTGAGGAATGAGGAAGTAAAAAGTGCCATGAAGCATCTCAGACAGAGGCAAGTTTTTTCCATGAAATCATGTACATGA